The proteins below are encoded in one region of Bacillus horti:
- the gap gene encoding type I glyceraldehyde-3-phosphate dehydrogenase, with protein MATKIAINGFGRIGRNVFRAALNNPNVEVVAVNDLTDAKMLAHLLKYDSVHGRLDAKVEASDNALIVNGSTVKVLAERDPSALPWKELGIDIVVESTGRFTDHADASKHIEAGAKKVIISAPSKDADFNVVLGVNEGSYEPASHNIISNASCTTNCLAPFAKVLNEKFGLRRGMMTTVHSYTNDQQILDLAHSDYRRARAAAENIIPTTTGAAKAVALVLPELKGKLNGFAMRVPTANVSVVDLVAELDKEVTVEDVNGALKEAAEGELKGILAYTEEPLVSSDFNGDAHSSTIDALSTMVMEGNMVKVVSWYDNEWGYSNRVVDLVEYMASKGL; from the coding sequence ATGGCTACAAAAATTGCAATCAATGGTTTTGGACGTATTGGGAGAAACGTGTTCCGCGCAGCATTAAACAACCCAAATGTTGAGGTAGTTGCTGTTAATGACTTAACAGATGCAAAAATGCTAGCTCATCTTCTAAAGTATGATTCCGTTCACGGTAGATTAGACGCAAAGGTTGAAGCTAGTGACAATGCCCTAATTGTTAACGGAAGTACAGTAAAGGTTCTAGCTGAGCGTGACCCTTCTGCACTACCTTGGAAGGAGCTAGGCATTGATATCGTAGTAGAAAGTACAGGACGCTTTACAGATCATGCTGACGCTTCTAAACACATCGAAGCAGGAGCTAAGAAGGTAATCATTTCTGCACCTTCTAAGGACGCTGACTTTAATGTTGTTCTTGGTGTAAATGAAGGAAGCTATGAGCCAGCCTCACACAACATTATTTCAAATGCTTCTTGTACAACAAACTGTTTAGCACCATTTGCTAAAGTTCTAAATGAAAAATTCGGATTACGTCGTGGTATGATGACAACTGTTCACTCTTATACAAACGATCAGCAAATTTTAGACCTAGCACACAGTGACTACCGTCGTGCACGTGCAGCTGCTGAAAATATTATCCCAACAACAACGGGTGCAGCTAAAGCGGTAGCTCTAGTTTTACCAGAGTTAAAAGGTAAATTAAACGGCTTCGCCATGCGTGTTCCTACAGCTAACGTTTCTGTAGTTGACCTAGTAGCTGAGCTAGATAAAGAAGTAACAGTTGAAGACGTAAACGGTGCTCTTAAAGAAGCGGCTGAGGGAGAGCTTAAAGGAATTTTAGCTTATACTGAGGAGCCACTTGTAAGCTCTGACTTTAACGGAGATGCTCATTCTTCTACAATTGATGCACTATCTACAATGGTAATGGAAGGCAACATGGTTAAGGTTGTTTCTTGGTATGACAATGAGTGGGGCTACTCCAACCGTGTCGTAGATTTAGTTGAATATATGGCAAGCAAAGGCTTATAA
- a CDS encoding phosphoglycerate kinase, whose product MNKKTMRDIEFNQKRVFCRVDFNVPMEDGQVTDDTRIRAALPTITYLIEQGAKVILASHLGRPKGEVKEELRLDAVAKRLSELLGKEVAKADEAFGPEVEAHVAQMSAGDILLLENVRFYAGEEKNDTELAKSFAALADVFVNDAFGTAHRAHASTEGIAHHLPAVAGLLMEKELDFLGGALEQPERPFTAIIGGAKVKDKIGVIENLLNKVDNLIIGGGLAYTFVKALGHDIGKSLLEEDKIDLAKQFMEQAKEKGVKLYIPQDVVVADEFSKTATTQVVAIDAIPSDWEALDIGPNTIDTYRQVILDSKLVIWNGPMGVFEFDLFAQGTNSVARALADCEGTTIIGGGDSAAAVEKAGLADSMKHVSTGGGASLEFMEGKILPGVAALQDK is encoded by the coding sequence ATGAACAAGAAAACAATGCGAGATATTGAGTTTAATCAAAAACGTGTGTTTTGTCGTGTTGATTTTAACGTCCCTATGGAGGATGGTCAGGTAACGGACGATACGCGGATTCGTGCAGCTCTTCCTACTATTACATATTTAATAGAGCAGGGAGCCAAAGTGATTCTAGCCAGTCACCTAGGTAGACCAAAGGGAGAGGTTAAGGAAGAGCTTCGTTTAGATGCTGTAGCTAAGCGTCTTTCTGAGCTATTAGGGAAAGAGGTAGCTAAAGCAGATGAAGCGTTTGGACCAGAGGTTGAGGCGCATGTGGCTCAAATGAGTGCAGGAGATATCCTCTTGCTTGAGAATGTACGCTTCTACGCTGGAGAGGAAAAAAATGATACTGAGCTAGCGAAATCCTTCGCTGCTTTAGCTGACGTATTTGTGAATGATGCGTTTGGTACAGCACATCGTGCTCATGCTTCAACAGAAGGAATTGCTCACCACCTTCCTGCCGTTGCAGGATTACTTATGGAAAAGGAACTAGATTTCTTAGGCGGTGCCCTAGAGCAGCCTGAACGTCCTTTTACGGCCATCATTGGTGGAGCAAAGGTTAAGGATAAAATCGGTGTCATTGAAAACCTACTGAATAAAGTGGACAACTTGATTATCGGTGGCGGATTGGCGTACACGTTCGTAAAAGCGCTTGGACATGATATTGGTAAGTCTCTTTTAGAAGAGGACAAAATCGATCTTGCCAAACAATTTATGGAGCAGGCTAAGGAAAAAGGCGTCAAGCTATACATCCCTCAGGATGTTGTTGTAGCCGATGAATTTTCAAAAACTGCTACGACTCAGGTCGTTGCTATCGATGCAATCCCTAGCGACTGGGAAGCGTTAGATATCGGACCGAATACGATTGATACGTATCGTCAAGTGATTCTTGATTCTAAGCTAGTGATTTGGAACGGACCTATGGGAGTGTTTGAATTTGATCTATTTGCTCAAGGAACAAATTCTGTAGCTCGTGCATTAGCTGACTGTGAAGGAACCACCATTATTGGAGGTGGAGATTCTGCTGCTGCTGTAGAAAAGGCGGGATTAGCAGACTCCATGAAGCATGTCTCTACGGGTGGAGGAGCTTCTCTAGAGTTTATGGAGGGTAAAATCCTACCGGGTGTAGCTGCTCTTCAAGATAAATAA
- the tpiA gene encoding triose-phosphate isomerase gives MRKPIIAGNWKMHMTVDEAKAFVQEVDGLVPSADQVDTVICAPFTHLSTLTELVQERPIAIGAQNMYFEEQGAFTGEISPVMLSSLGVTYVILGHSERRQYFNETDELVNAKAKAAHQHKLIPIICVGENLEEREKDETKEVVQKQLIGALQGLSSAEASASVIAYEPVWAIGTGKSSTAEDAGDVISFIRSIVEDQYDQQVASAVRIQYGGSVKPENIAEYMAHPDIDGALVGGASLKPTSFLQLLEGRS, from the coding sequence ATGCGTAAACCGATTATTGCAGGGAACTGGAAGATGCATATGACTGTAGACGAAGCCAAAGCGTTTGTTCAAGAGGTTGATGGACTTGTACCAAGTGCTGATCAGGTAGATACGGTTATTTGTGCTCCTTTTACCCATCTTTCAACCCTGACAGAGCTTGTGCAGGAGCGTCCCATTGCTATTGGAGCGCAGAATATGTATTTTGAGGAGCAGGGTGCATTTACAGGAGAGATTAGTCCCGTGATGCTAAGCTCGCTTGGCGTAACGTATGTGATTTTAGGACATTCTGAAAGACGTCAGTATTTTAATGAAACGGACGAGCTAGTCAATGCAAAGGCGAAGGCTGCTCATCAACATAAGCTAATTCCAATTATTTGTGTAGGTGAGAACCTAGAGGAAAGAGAAAAGGACGAGACCAAAGAGGTTGTTCAAAAGCAGCTAATTGGTGCGTTACAAGGACTTTCATCTGCTGAAGCTTCAGCTTCTGTGATTGCTTATGAGCCAGTGTGGGCTATAGGTACAGGAAAATCATCTACTGCTGAGGATGCGGGAGATGTCATTTCCTTCATTCGCTCGATTGTAGAGGATCAATATGATCAACAGGTTGCTAGTGCTGTCCGTATTCAGTATGGTGGAAGTGTGAAGCCAGAAAATATTGCCGAGTACATGGCCCATCCTGATATTGATGGAGCGTTAGTGGGAGGAGCTAGCTTAAAGCCAACATCCTTCCTACAGCTTTTGGAGGGACGTTCGTAA